GGGAGCGTATGTCGTATCGAAGGAAAATCTCGGGGTGTTCCCGGGACTCATATCAGGCGGCGCCCTGCTGGTCGATTATATTTTGACCGTAGCGGTAAGCGTCTCGGCGGGTACGGACGCAATCACGTCCGCTTTTCCAAGCCTGCACGAGCATTCGGTACTGATCTCTATCGTGTTTGTCCTTTTTATTACGATATTAAACCTGCGGGGCGTGACCGAATCCGCGTCTATCCTTGCTTATCCCGTTTACTTATTTGTGCTCGCGATCTTTATTATGGTGGGCGTTGGGTTATACAAAATCATTTCCGGCGATGTATCGCCGCAGCTTCACACCGCCGTTGGCACGCCGGTTGCGGGCATCAGCCTGTTCCTGCTGCTCCGCGCGTTCGCATCCGGCAGCTCGGCTCTGACCGGGGTCGAGGCCATCTCGAATGCAATCCCGAACTTCAAGGATCCGGCTCCCAACAATGCGGCTAAGACGCTGCTGGCCATGGGCGGTCTGCTGTCCGTTCTGTTCGCGGGTATCGTCTTCCTGGCGTATTACTACGGCGTAGCGCCGAAAGAAGAAGTAACGGTCGTGTCGCAGATTGCCGAGAGCATATTCGGTCGTCATACCATGTATTATTTTATCCAGGGTACAACGGCCCTTATCCTTATACTGGCGGCGAACACCGGCTATTCGGCCTTCCCGCTGCTCGCGGTTAACCTGGCGAAGGATAAATTCATCCCGAGAATGTTCACGGTCCGCGGTGACCGTCTCGGCTACTCGAACGGCATTATCAGCTTGGGCGTTCTGTCCATTATCCTGATCATTGCGTTCCAGGGTAAAACGGAGCATCTTATCCCGCTGTATGCGGTGGGTGTGTTCGTACCGTTCACGCTGTCGCAGACGGGCATGCTGGTGAAATGGTTCCGTCAGCGGCCAAAGGGCTGGGTCGGCAAGTTCATCATCAACTCTATCGGAGCATTAATCAGCTTTATCGTATCGATGATGTTCTTCCTGACGAAGTTCGAGCAGGTGTGGTCGATTCTGATCTTCCTGCCGCTTATTATCTTCGTGTTTCACCGGATCAAGAAGCACTACGAGGCAGTAGGCGAGCAGCTTCGCCTTGCGACCTGCGAGCCGGTGATGCCGATTGTGGGCAATGTAATGATTTTGCCGGTCTCAGGGATTACGCATGTGGTAGAACACTCGATACTCTATGCCAAGTCGCTCAAGCCCGAACAAATCATTGCCGTTTACGTGCCTTTCGAGAAAGAGGATGAAACGATCTTCGAAGAGAAGTGGGAAAAATTCCAACCGGATGTCCGGCTGGTGACCCTGCACTCGCCATACCGTTCGATTTCGAATCCGCTATTCAAGTTCATTGATACGGTGCAGCGCAAAGCGAGCGAGAACAATTACCAGGTAACCGTCATTATTCCGCAGTTTATTCCGAAGAAGGGCTGGCACAACATTTTGCACAACCAAACGAGCTTGATGCTCCGTGCCCAGCTCCTGTAC
This region of Paenibacillus sp. JDR-2 genomic DNA includes:
- a CDS encoding APC family permease, whose product is MFTLIKRLLIGRPLKSTELGEQKLIKTKALAILSSDALSSVAYGPEQILLVLMTVSAAAFWYSIPIGVGVLVLLTALILSYRQIIFAYPHGGGAYVVSKENLGVFPGLISGGALLVDYILTVAVSVSAGTDAITSAFPSLHEHSVLISIVFVLFITILNLRGVTESASILAYPVYLFVLAIFIMVGVGLYKIISGDVSPQLHTAVGTPVAGISLFLLLRAFASGSSALTGVEAISNAIPNFKDPAPNNAAKTLLAMGGLLSVLFAGIVFLAYYYGVAPKEEVTVVSQIAESIFGRHTMYYFIQGTTALILILAANTGYSAFPLLAVNLAKDKFIPRMFTVRGDRLGYSNGIISLGVLSIILIIAFQGKTEHLIPLYAVGVFVPFTLSQTGMLVKWFRQRPKGWVGKFIINSIGALISFIVSMMFFLTKFEQVWSILIFLPLIIFVFHRIKKHYEAVGEQLRLATCEPVMPIVGNVMILPVSGITHVVEHSILYAKSLKPEQIIAVYVPFEKEDETIFEEKWEKFQPDVRLVTLHSPYRSISNPLFKFIDTVQRKASENNYQVTVIIPQFIPKKGWHNILHNQTSLMLRAQLLYRKDVIITTVPYHLKK